From the genome of Magnolia sinica isolate HGM2019 chromosome 12, MsV1, whole genome shotgun sequence:
CAATTCCGTACCCAGTTGGATCGTGTAAGCCTATCTATAGTGGTGTGGATGGATCATTGTTAGATCAGACGGATCCCATACGAGAATCACTCATACAACAAATTCTCAGTCATTCATATTATGAAAATTACACCACATGTGTTGTGAGACCAATTACCTACGAGCGGTAGATCAATTCCAGCCTAGTCACTCTTCGATTATGCTAGCCTTGTAGGTGAGTCGTACACTTATTACTTACACTATGAGGTAAGGTCACAACGACGTGGCACTACTTTTCAATGCCATGAGTCTAAATTTGGTTAGGTCAGAAGCATGTCGAGAAAGTGACCGAATCAAGATCAGGACACATAGAAGGCATAGAGGAAGATCATGGATAATTGTACAATGGTGATGATGACAAGAAACCTATTTAAGTTGCCAGATCGAACAATCAGGTttcattatgaatttttaaaaaatatattatatattgttaTTAATATTTTAACAGGTTTTGATTAGTCAAATTcatcaaaataaaatatatttgatGTCAAAAGTGGATAAGTGTGCATCATGATTGAAATATTAAGTTTTGTGCGTATGCATGCATTGAATTAAACGTGTTTTCTTTAACTCTTCTGCTTATGTTGCTCTTCATTCTATGTCTAATCAATTGTTGTCCATCAGTTTAGCTCTTTCCCACTTGCAGACCCCCTATTTGCTTTCGATTGTCTATGCAAAGTGCTCGAGGTTGCTAAGGCGCTCTCTCTGGGATGACCTTTTCTCCATCAGCAGATCCAACAGCGGGCCGTGGGCAGTCGCTGGAGACTTCAATGCAGTTAGCAGCTCCTCGGAAAGGCTTGGCAGAGTATCTATTTCCAGAGCAGGAGATGATGAGTTTGCGGCTGTTATAAATAGTGCTAGCCTTCTGGATGCTGGGTTCTCTGGAAATAGGTTCACCTGGAGCAATAACCAAGCTGAGAATTCCCGCATTTGGGCTAGGCTGGATAGGTCCCTGTGCAATGATGAGTGGTTAAGGTGCTTTCCCAGATTCAATGTTTTGCACCTCCCCAGGAATAATT
Proteins encoded in this window:
- the LOC131220177 gene encoding uncharacterized protein LOC131220177, yielding MSNQLLSISLALSHLQTPYLLSIVYAKCSRLLRRSLWDDLFSISRSNSGPWAVAGDFNAVSSSSERLGRVSISRAGDDEFAAVINSASLLDAGFSGNRFTWSNNQAENSRIWARLDRSLCNDEWLRCFPRFNVLHLPRNNSDHAPVLLNFPGLTNNVVRPFRFQRMWFLHDGFLQIVKDVWSREYDGSPMLALLLKLRKPKLAVKFWNKAVFGDVSARHKLVESAVEQAELRLQTSPDSVPPPIRWPPRATWRNVSWRKRSFGSKRLG